In the genome of Muntiacus reevesi chromosome 5, mMunRee1.1, whole genome shotgun sequence, one region contains:
- the FASLG gene encoding tumor necrosis factor ligand superfamily member 6, with protein MQQPLNYPYPPIFWVDSSASSPWASPGSVFPCPSSAPGRPGQRRPPPPPPPPLPPLPPPPLKKRRDHNTGLCLLVMFFMVLVALVGLGLGIFQLFHLQKELAELRESTSQRHTASSLEKQIGHPSPPSEKKELKKAAHLTGKSNSRSIPLEWEDTYGIALVSGVKYKKGSLVINETGLYFVYSKVYFRGQSCTNQPLSHKVYSRNFRYPQDMVLMEGKMMNYCTTDKMWARSSYLGAVFNLTSADHLYVNVSELSLVSFEESKTFFGLYKL; from the exons ATGCAGCAGCCCTTGAATTATCCATACCCCCCAATCTTCTGGGTGGACAGCAGTGCCAGCTCCCCTTGGGCCTCTCCAGGGTCTGTCTTCCCCTGTCCGTCCTCAGCGCCAGGAAGGCCGGGGCAACGGAGGCCACCCCCACCGCCACCGCCACCCCTGCCTCCGCTACCGCCGCCACCTCTGAAGAAGAGGAGGGACCACAACACAGGCCTGTGTCTCCTTGTGATGTTTTTCATGGTTCTGGTGGCCCTGGTTGGATTGGGGCTGGGGATATTTCAGCTCTTCCATCTACAGAAGGAGTTGGCCGAACTCAGAGAG TCCACCAGCCAAAGGcatacagcatcatctttggagAAGCAAATAG GTCATCCCAGTCCACCCTCTGAGAAAAAGGAACTGAAAAAAGCGGCTCATTTAACAG GCAAGTCCAACTCAAGATCCATCCCTTTGGAATGGGAAGACACCTATGGGATTGCCCTGGTCTCTGGGGTGAAGTACAAGAAAGGCAGCCTCGTGATCAATGAAACTGGGCTGTATTTTGTGTATTCCAAAGTGTACTTCCGGGGTCAGTCCTGCACCAACCAGCCCCTGAGCCACAAGGTCTACTCCAGGAACTTTAGGTACCCCCAGGACATGGTGCTGATGGAGGGGAAGATGATGAACTACTGCACTACTGACAAGATGTGGGCCCGCAGCAGCTACCTGGGGGCTGTATTCAATCTCACCAGTGCTGACCATTTATATGTCAATGTATCTGAACTCTCTCTGGTCAGCTTTGAGGAATCTAAGACATTTTTTGGCTTATATAAACTCTAA